One part of the Solea solea chromosome 1, fSolSol10.1, whole genome shotgun sequence genome encodes these proteins:
- the bhlhe22 gene encoding class E basic helix-loop-helix protein 22, whose protein sequence is MDRRMNLSGSAGDIFQKTLSAVSSKKMDPFRSAGIELPARDRQSPMSCFDQTDPDPIQPGGLAGVRGGPLGLPTGSLCINYGESANRTSAAESSGGEQSPDDDSDERCDMVLLGDRRTGAAGKPEGGKKSKEQKILRLNINARERRRMHDLNDALDELRGVIPYAHSPSVRKLSKIATLLLAKNFILMQAQALDEMRRLVAYLNQGQAISAASIPTATALAAQSLGAYDQPPGYPFPTGVAPSACPDKCNLFNNATSSLCKQCTDKP, encoded by the coding sequence ATGGACAGGAGGATGAACTTGAGCGGCAGCGCAggagacatttttcaaaaaactcTGAGCGCAGTGTCCAGTAAAAAGATGGATCCTTTCAGGTCAGCCGGCATCGAACTACCAGCCAGGGACCGCCAGTCACCGATGAGCTGCTTTGACCAGACCGATCCAGACCCGATTCAGCCGGGAGGACTGGCAGGAGTCAGAGGGGGACCGCTAGGGCTGCCCACCGGATCTTTGTGCATCAACTACGGGGAGAGCGCCAACAGGACCTCAGCGGCGGAGAGCAGCGGCGGGGAGCAGAGTCCCGACGACGACAGCGACGAAAGGTGTGACATGGTCCTTCTGGGTGACAGGCGGACGGGGGCCGCGGGCAAACCAGAGGGAGGTAAGAAAAGCAAAGAGCAGAAAATACTGCGGCTAAACATCAACGCCAGAGAGAGAAGACGGATGCACGACCTGAACGACGCGCTGGACGAGCTCAGAGGCGTCATCCCTTACGCGCACAGCCCGTCCGTGCGCAAACTCTCCAAAATCGCCACTTTGCTGCTCGCCAAAAACTTCATCCTCATGCAGGCGCAGGCGCTGGATGAGATGAGGCGGCTAGTGGCGTATCTCAACCAGGGCCAGGCCATCTCCGCTGCTTCCATACCGACCGCCACTGCACTCGCGGCTCAGAGCCTGGGCGCGTACGACCAGCCGCCTGGATATCCCTTCCCCACCGGAGTGGCCCCGTCCGCCTGTCCGGACAAATGTAACCTTTTCAACAACGCCACCTCCAGCCTCTGCAAACAGTGCACTGACAAGCCTTAA